In the Halococcus sediminicola genome, GGCCCGCAGGTCGCCCTGCGAAACGCAGGCGACCTGCTCAGCCTCGCCGCCGACAAGGGCTACGACGCCATGAGTTTCCGCGAGGAGTTACGTGCTGAAGGCGTGCGTCCGCTGATCAAACACCGTGTCTTCGCACCGTACGATCACGCGCACAACGCGCGAATCCAGGACGAACTCTACAACCAGCGCTCGATCTGTGAGACCGTAAACTCGGTAATCAAGCGCTCGTACGGCTCCGCCGTCCGAGCGCGGTCATGGTATCGACAGTTCCGCGAGATCACGCTCACCGCTGCGGTCTACAACCTCGAATTGCCCCTCAAACCGTGAATCCCGCTGCCCTCTGCGGATTCAATAGAGCCGTACGTGACATTCCTTGAAATCCCGTTCGTCAAACTTCGACGAGCGTTCACAAACGGCCGGTTTATGCTGGCTGCGCTTGGAATGAACTTCCTCGTAGTCCCGGTTGTCGTCTTCATTCTCACTCGATTTCTCCCCCAGAATCCGGTCATTCTCGTCGGGGCATTCATGGTATTACTCACGCCGTGCATCGACTACGTGATTTCGTTCACGGAGCTTGCGAACGGTGATTCAGAACAGATCACTGCTGCGACGCCAGTGCTGCTACTCATTCAGTTGCTGCTCCTTCCGGGGTATCTATGGGTGTTCATGGGAGAACGGGTAGCAGAGTTCATCCAGGCAGGACCCTTCATTAAAGCGTTTGTCCTCATCATCGCGCTTCCGCTGACGTTCGCATGGCTCACTGAAATTGGTGCAGAGCGTTCTGAGACCGGAAAGCGGTGGGAAGATGCAATGGGGTGGTTGCCAGCCCCAATGATGAGTGCGACGCTGTTCGTGGTTATTGCGTCCCAACTCCTGCGTGTTGAAAGTTCGATTGGGCAGATCGCGGTGGTTGTTCCTGTCTACATAGCGTTTCTCGTTGTGATGCCACTGCTCGGACGGTTGGCAGCCAGCCTCTTCCAGATGGATGTAGGCGAAAGCCGTGCTCTGGTATTCACATCCGTTACTCGAAACTCGCTGGTTATTTTGCCGTTGGCACTTGCATTGCCATCTGGATACGAGCTCGCTCCAGCGGTCGTCGTAACGCAGACACTCGTGGAATTAGTTGGAATGGTTCTCCTTACCCGAGTTGTTCCGTCATGGCTCATACCAGCATCTGAACCAACAACGAGCACGCAAACAACACCGTAACGTACGGGTTGCGCGTCAAGAATAGCGCCATTATAATTTTGCATATCGGACCATCCTATTGGTTCGGTAAATTTCTCTTTGCCGACAATTTGACAATGGTTGAGAATACTAGTTTAAGCTATTGCCCGTCATATGGTTGCTGAGTGATAAGCAATCATGAGTTCTGAAACCAATGCTGCAGTCGAAGAGACACCACTATCAACTAGCTGGCGGCCGCTTGCTCTCGTTGGCGCCTTGACCGCGATTTTCGGGGTATTAGCTGTTGTGTTTCCGTTCATCACCGGAGTGTCGATTTCAGTCTTGCTTGGAATGTTGCTCCTTGCCAGTGGGTTCGTGCACGTTGCTCATTCTTTCTCGGCAGGGAACTGGAAGGGAGCGATTTGGCAAGTTATCTTGGCTACGCTGTACGCTATCGCAGGTATTGCCTTAGTAGTAAATCCCCTGTTTACGTTAGCGACGTTGACGGTGATTCTAGCAGCGTTCTTTATTTTCAACGGAATCCTTGAGGTTGCCATGGGAGTGGGACTTCGAGGCGAGCAGGGACGGGGATGGATGGTGGCTAGCGGTGTTCTCGGCATCGTTGTCGGTGCCCTAATTTGGATCGGATGGCCGAGTACCGCTATCTGGGCCATTGGTATTTTGTTTGGTGTAAACCTCCTCAGCACAGGGCTGTCGTTGATTATGCTTGCGATGAGTGGCCGTAGGTCCAATGAGGAAAGCGCCTCCTTGGGAACGAAGCCACGAGGTGCCTGAACCACCACCGGTTAGATATTTTCGGTTGGAACTCTAACGACAGTCACAGCAAGAAGATACAAAGTGATGGCTCCCACGAGTAAACTCGTGGGCTTCCTGCTTCGGCGACAGGACTTATACCCGAAGGCACAGCGGTCCCAGTCTCCACAGACGTTAGGGTTCGGCTCCACCCGTTCCTACCGTATCGAAAGAAACGGGCGAGAGAAACAAGTAGCTTACGCGATTCATCCCACCTGTAAACAGTGGGCTTTCTCCCTGTCTTTGGTGTAAACCACCCATCTCTAATTCAACTCAGGAACCTTCTATATCAAGATCTAGTACGAAGCGTATCGCGTCTCTGGATATGTACCCTCACTATATAACACAAAGATCGCATTGAAACCTCTAGATGCTACCGCCGACTATATATCAATCTCATCGGCAATTCAGCGATACTTATAAGATATCTTATATCCACTAGCACTGCATGGCTACAAGTGGAGAAGGCCCGGGAGTAACGCGGGTCCGCGTCGCTCGACCGGATGTGAAATGGGGCATCGTGGGTTTGGTGGTGTTTGGAATCATCGCTTTCGTTGGATACACCTTTCTTCCGTGGGTAGTCTTAGGGCTCTTCATCTACTATGTTGCTCGTCCCATCAACCGACGCATCGGCCACCAAATCGGGAAAGGAAACCTTTCAGCGGCACTCACACTGCTTCTGATTATCGTACCCATTTTGCTATTACTAGGGGTGTTTCTTTCAGTAGCGCTCGGACAATTCGCCGCCTTTGTGACATCTGAAACTTCAGAACAACTCCTCGAACAATCACCGATTGGCATAGGGGCGATACCGGACGACCCCAATCAGTTAATAGATACAGCGACTGCGACGCTATCAGACCCGTCGGTACAATCGACACTCACCGAAGCGCAAGCCTTCGTGGGTGCCACCGCTTCTGGTCTCTTCATGATGTTCCTTTCGCTGTTGTTGGGGTTCTTTCTCCTTGTGGAAGACCAGCGTCTCAGTCAGTGGGGCAAAAAACAGATTCTCGGGAGCGACGCAGTGTCTATCGATTATCTCGAGGCAGTCGATAGAGGATTGAACTCGGTGTTCTTCGGGTACACGTTGACTATCTTTGTCATCATGATTCTTACAGCGGTCATTTACAACGTGTTCAATTTCTTCGCCCCGGGAAATCTCCTCATTCCAGCAACGATCCTGTTAGCGGTCGTTACCGGTCTTTTCACTCTCGTCCCTCTAGTTGGTCGGTCCATCATCTATCTTGGTATCGCTGCAGTTCTCGCGTTGGGCGCTATCCAGCTCAACCCAACGCTCGTCTGGTACCCACTCCTGTTTTTCGTGTTCATGGCGCTGGCGTTCGATAACGTCGTCCGAACGTACATCCGGCCGTACCTCTCGGGAAAGATGTTCCATCTCTCGCTCGTCATGTTCGCCTATCTCCTCGGGCCGGCTCTGTTCGGGTGGTATGGTATCTTCCTTGGCCCACTCTTGATGGTCATCGTCGTCCAGTTCCTCCAGGTGGTCGTCCCACAACTCCGTGACGAAGAACCATCTCTCCCTCTCGATGTCGGTCAGACGACGTTCCAGGATACGGATGAGGATCTTGACGATCCGTTGAAGGGAGGGGAGGCGACCTAATGAGACCCACCATCGACCAAGGGAGCGGAAAGCACACAGACGACGTGACGACTAACAGAAATTCAAAATGAAGAACAGGTTTCACATAAGCTATGAAGATAATAGTGAAAAAGCGGAGTACAGGACGGTTGAGCGATGAGTTTTCTCACCCTCCTCCCGTTAGCAATTGTGATGATTGCGGGCCCGCAACTTCTCAGTGCCATCTTCCTCGCTACGAGTGAGGACTGGCGGCGAAACTCTGCCTTGTTCGTATTCGGAGCAACTCTCTCGATCACGCTTATCGTCACAGTCGCATATCTCCTCGGCAACAGTGTTTCTGGTGGAGGGGAGAGTTCTCACACGGGTTTGCAGATAATTGTACTCCTTCTCTTGCTCTCTGCTATGGTCTCGGTATACCTCGGTAGAGAGGAGGCAGAACCGCCAAAGTGGATGGGGAAACTACAATCCGCGAATCCCCGGTTCTCGTTCAAGCTTGGCTTCTTGTTATTAGGTGTGTTTCCGACCGATATTCTCACCTCTGCGGCCGTCGGTTCGTATCTCTCGAGCAACGACCTGCCGTGGAGGGATTCCATCGGTTTTATCTTACTTACTGTCCTCCTTCTGGCACTCCCGTCGATTGCTGTGCTTGCGCTCGGCAAGCGGGCAGAAGCGTTTCTTCCAAAGGTTCGTGACTGGATGAACGCCAACTCGTGGATCGTCAATGAGGCCGTTATTCTGCTCTTCATCCTCCTAACTCTCAACAATCTCCTCGGATAATCGGCTTCAGAGCAGTAAGAGCGAGAATAGTCATGTCACGCTACTGGTTATCAGCTGAAATTCGGTCGCTTTCCCGTCCTTGTTTCGCCTTGTTGTGAGACGTTCATCCATCACTCCACTGCGTATAGAGACTTTGACATCCTCCCCGCCGTAAACGGCGAGGCTTTGCACCTATCTTTCACGTAAGATAGTGCCGTTACAGAAATTTTAATCTTGACCGAAAGCAATGTTGTGTGTCGTGCTGCGAGCAGTCAGCGCCGAGGAGATTGAGGATCGCCACGGTCTCGCGGAGCGAAAGCCTCCGCAGAATGGAGACGGACAGTGAACGCCCTTGACAGGCGTTGCCATCCGCTCTCGCTCCCAACAGTCACTATCTACCGCCTCTAACGTCTCACCGAGCAGGTCGCTGAGTGGCATGAACAACCAGTTCTTCGACCTGATCACTCTTACACGCTATTGTTTTGGCAGGCGCTAATGCCCACGACTTTAGTCGTGGGATACAGCGCCGTAAGCAACGGTCACAAGCCGCCGAAATCGCAAGGCTTAGGCTCTCTGAGTGCCTATCCTGCGGTATCGAACGCGGCACGTCCGCGCCCATGCCGGGACAATCGGACAATCTTCGACAACCCATAACGCTCAGCGAACGACCTTCGCCGGAGGTTGTGGGGGCGGTGCGACAGAAGTACCTCCGAGTCGAGTCGGGGAGAATGACGACCGCACGGACGCCCCACCGAAAGGCAGGGCGTCCGCGTATGGTGTCCCGAACG is a window encoding:
- a CDS encoding HdeD family acid-resistance protein, whose product is MSSETNAAVEETPLSTSWRPLALVGALTAIFGVLAVVFPFITGVSISVLLGMLLLASGFVHVAHSFSAGNWKGAIWQVILATLYAIAGIALVVNPLFTLATLTVILAAFFIFNGILEVAMGVGLRGEQGRGWMVASGVLGIVVGALIWIGWPSTAIWAIGILFGVNLLSTGLSLIMLAMSGRRSNEESASLGTKPRGA
- a CDS encoding AI-2E family transporter: MATSGEGPGVTRVRVARPDVKWGIVGLVVFGIIAFVGYTFLPWVVLGLFIYYVARPINRRIGHQIGKGNLSAALTLLLIIVPILLLLGVFLSVALGQFAAFVTSETSEQLLEQSPIGIGAIPDDPNQLIDTATATLSDPSVQSTLTEAQAFVGATASGLFMMFLSLLLGFFLLVEDQRLSQWGKKQILGSDAVSIDYLEAVDRGLNSVFFGYTLTIFVIMILTAVIYNVFNFFAPGNLLIPATILLAVVTGLFTLVPLVGRSIIYLGIAAVLALGAIQLNPTLVWYPLLFFVFMALAFDNVVRTYIRPYLSGKMFHLSLVMFAYLLGPALFGWYGIFLGPLLMVIVVQFLQVVVPQLRDEEPSLPLDVGQTTFQDTDEDLDDPLKGGEAT
- a CDS encoding GAP family protein, which codes for MSFLTLLPLAIVMIAGPQLLSAIFLATSEDWRRNSALFVFGATLSITLIVTVAYLLGNSVSGGGESSHTGLQIIVLLLLLSAMVSVYLGREEAEPPKWMGKLQSANPRFSFKLGFLLLGVFPTDILTSAAVGSYLSSNDLPWRDSIGFILLTVLLLALPSIAVLALGKRAEAFLPKVRDWMNANSWIVNEAVILLFILLTLNNLLG